The Pseudodesulfovibrio alkaliphilus DNA window TTGTCGGCAAACATGCGCTGATAGGCCCTGTAGCATTGGCCTATGGCCGAATCCGAAGGCAGCGCAGTATCCAATCCGCCCAGATTTTCAGGCTTTTTCAGCTTTTTCGGTCGGGTGATCTCCTGCTCGGGAAAGTCCCCGTCCAAAGGAACTCTGCCGTTTAGCAGTTCAAATGTCACTTTGTCAAAGACTTCTTTGCCCAAAAACCCGTTTATCTTGCCAAGCAGCAGGGGGCCGAGAAACTGCGCTTCCTGCATGACCATCGGGTCTTCGGCGGCGAGGATCAGGCGGGAGCCGCGATGTCCCAGCGGGCGGGCCAGCGGGGCCATGTCGCCCATGAGCCGGTCCCATTCGCGCCAGAGCCGGACAAGGGCCATTCCGCCGCTGGTGTCGATCCTGCCGAGAAAGTCCGGCAGGGCGCTTCCGATGCGGACGACCTTGTTGCGCCGCCCGCTTCGGCTGTGGTGTCTCAGAAAGGCCATTGCTGCGTGATCCCTGCCGCCGTCCGGCCCTACATGCAGACCCGGGCGCGGTAGTTGACGATGAGCGAAGGGCAGCCGGGCGATAGGGCCACCTGGATCACCGTGGAGCCTATGAAGGATTTGGTCAACTCCTCGCTCGACGAGTACTGGGCCATGATCACGAGGTCCGCCCGGTTCCAGCGGGCGTGTTTGATGATCTCGGCATAGGGTACGCCCTCCCAGCATTCGAAGGAGTGGCTGATGCCCGTCAGCGCTTTGCTGTAACGTCGCTCCATGCGGTCCTTGATCCGGTCGATGAACACGTTCATGTCCTGCATGTAGTACTCGGGATTGGGACAATTCTGGCCGATGTCGATGACATGGAAGATGTCAAGATGGGCGTCGTAGGTCCGGGCCACCTGGATGGCATAGCACAGGGCCGAGTCCGAGGGGGTCGAGAAGTCCGTGGCCATGACGATGCGTTTGACATCCGAGACCTTGGGGTCTTCGTCGGTGACAACCATGACCGGGCAGAAGACATTGGCGCAGACCTTGCGGATGGTGGTGTCCACCACTCCCCACATGCGGTCCGGCCGGACCATGCCCGAGCGGTGGTGGCCCATGACCACCAGATCCACGCCTTCAGTGTGAATGATCTTGAGCAGATGCTCCTGCGCAGCGCCAGTGACCACCCGGATGGTGTGGTTGGGGATGTCCTTGAGGTCGTCGGCATAGAGCTCGGCGATCTTGCGCCGGGCCGATTCCACAAGCTGTTCGGTGGGGATCACCTCCTCGAAAGAGGACCAGGGATCGCAGCAGATGGGCAGGGCGTGGTACAGCACAAGATCGGAGCCGTGTCTGCGGGCAAGGTCAAAGGCGGCCCGGGGGGCGGTCCCGATGCCTATCTGCGGGGTGGCGGCCAGCAGTATCTTCTTGAACATGGCGTCTCCTTGTCTGGGCGACCTGGGGTCGTTCCGGGGCGAGTGAGTCCGTGCGGTGCAACGGGTGACCTGGGTATTATTAATGACTATCGTACTTTCGGCGAAGCGGGCAAGTACAAACCCAGCCTCCCGGAGGCTTTGCCCCGCTCTTTGGGCCTGGCGTCCCGGCCCTCGCCGGACTGGCCCTTTATCGCAAGGCCCGCTTCCCGTCTTTCTGCCTATACCCGTTCACGCCCCTGACAACAACCGGATTATCGCCGCCAAGGGATTGTGCTTGACGCTGCCCGGTTCTTGGGCTAGGTAACGATCATTCCGTATATCAAGATATCCTGATATAAGGCGAAATATGGAAATAATAAAATATTGCAAAGCGTTGTCTGATGAGACCCGGGCCAGACTGGTCAATGTTCTGCTCGAATACGAGTTGAACGTGGGCGAGGTCGTGCAGGTCATGGGCATGGGGCAGTCGCGCATATCGCGTCATTTGAAGATATTGTCCGATTCCGGGCTGGTGGAGGTGCGGCGCGACGGCCTGTGGGCCTTTTACCGGGCCAGCGAGGGGGGCAACGGGCGCGAGTTCCTGGACGGCGTGGCCCCGCTCATGGCGGGCGAAAACGTCCTCAGGCGCGACCGCAACGTGGCGGTCAAGGTCATCCGGGAGCGCACCGCAGCCACTCGCCAGTTTTTTGACGACATCGCCCCGGAATGGGACCGGATGACCGCCGAGGTGCTGGGCGAGCTGGACCTGGGGAGCGAGATTCAGGCCCGGCTGCCGCGGTGTGCCTGCGCCGCGGACCTGGGCTGCGGCCCGGGCGACATGCTGGAGATTCTGGCCGCCAGCGCGGACGTGGTCATCGGCGTGGACAATTCGCCCCGGATGCTGGAGCTGGCCGAGGAGCGTTTTTCGGGCGACGCCAGCATGAGTCTGCGCATAGGAGAACTGACCCATCTGCCTCTGCGCGACTGGGAGACGGATTGCGCGGTCATGTCCCTGGTGCTTCACCACCTGCCCCGGCCGCTGGACGCCATCCGCGAGGCCGGGCGCGTGCTCAAGACCGGCGGCAGACTGCTCATCGCCGAGTTCGAGCGCCACGGCAACGAGCTGATGCGGAGCGAATACGGCGACCGCAGGCTGGGCATACCCAGCCAGAAGATGCTCGACTGGCTCGATCAGGCGCGTTTTGATGTGGTCGGTGTCACCCGTTTCAGTGTCAACATGGGCCTTGTGGTCGTCGTGTACGAGGCCGAGAAAAAATAGCAACCAACCCCTTTGGAGGAATTCAATGACCAAGAACATCAAGCCCGTGGACCCCGCCTGCGAAAACAAGGTCGCCGACATGTCCCTGGCCGGTTGGGGCCTCATGGAGATGCAGCTCTCCGAGCGCGAAATGCCCGGCCTCATGGCCCTGATCGAGAAGCACGGCAGGGATAAGCCCCTCTCGGGCTTCAAGGTCATGGGCTCGCTGCACATGACCATCCAGACCGCCATGCTCATCAAGTGCCTGTATGAGCTGGGCGCGGACATCCGTTGGGCGTCCTGCAACATCTTCTCGACCCAGGACCACGCTGCCGCGGCCATCGCCCAGTCGGGCATGGCCAAGGTCTTCGCCTGGAAGGGCGAGACCCTTGAGGAATACTGGTGGTGCACCGAGCAGGCC harbors:
- a CDS encoding ArsR/SmtB family transcription factor codes for the protein MEIIKYCKALSDETRARLVNVLLEYELNVGEVVQVMGMGQSRISRHLKILSDSGLVEVRRDGLWAFYRASEGGNGREFLDGVAPLMAGENVLRRDRNVAVKVIRERTAATRQFFDDIAPEWDRMTAEVLGELDLGSEIQARLPRCACAADLGCGPGDMLEILAASADVVIGVDNSPRMLELAEERFSGDASMSLRIGELTHLPLRDWETDCAVMSLVLHHLPRPLDAIREAGRVLKTGGRLLIAEFERHGNELMRSEYGDRRLGIPSQKMLDWLDQARFDVVGVTRFSVNMGLVVVVYEAEKK
- a CDS encoding universal stress protein, whose protein sequence is MFKKILLAATPQIGIGTAPRAAFDLARRHGSDLVLYHALPICCDPWSSFEEVIPTEQLVESARRKIAELYADDLKDIPNHTIRVVTGAAQEHLLKIIHTEGVDLVVMGHHRSGMVRPDRMWGVVDTTIRKVCANVFCPVMVVTDEDPKVSDVKRIVMATDFSTPSDSALCYAIQVARTYDAHLDIFHVIDIGQNCPNPEYYMQDMNVFIDRIKDRMERRYSKALTGISHSFECWEGVPYAEIIKHARWNRADLVIMAQYSSSEELTKSFIGSTVIQVALSPGCPSLIVNYRARVCM
- a CDS encoding DUF721 domain-containing protein, which encodes MAFLRHHSRSGRRNKVVRIGSALPDFLGRIDTSGGMALVRLWREWDRLMGDMAPLARPLGHRGSRLILAAEDPMVMQEAQFLGPLLLGKINGFLGKEVFDKVTFELLNGRVPLDGDFPEQEITRPKKLKKPENLGGLDTALPSDSAIGQCYRAYQRMFADK